Within Sorghum bicolor cultivar BTx623 chromosome 2, Sorghum_bicolor_NCBIv3, whole genome shotgun sequence, the genomic segment ACGGCCGACGGCGCGTCTTTGTTCCTGCTGTTCTTTGCTGGAGCAGGAATTCAATCCAGCGCCGCCAGAGTTTTCTACTCCGTCGACTTGCCGGCGCCGCCGGCAGATGATGAGGTCCGTGGACACGGCCACCGGCGCACGCCGCGCACGTCGTCAGTGACCTGAGACCTGGATCTGCCCGTTGTGGCAAGGACGGGACAGGCAGTGAGGATACCCGGTGCTAGCTCGCGGCCATTTCAATGGCAGCAAGGACTTGGGATCTGCGCCTGCACTGGCGTTCGTTAGTCGTTACGCATTCACCCAACTCGAGGCAGCTCCGAGTTTGAGCCATCAAAAATCAAGCTGCCCCACAGCAAAGAAAAGGCACAGCGACAGGGCAGAGCGGCTGTCCCTGACTCCTTGTCCGTATCGAGGCTGGGCAACGGACGTCTGGCGTTTTCTTCCTTTCATCAAGATGCCAGCGTGCATTTCTCAGACCAGACCAGAGCACAGCTTGGAATTTCCTGTGCCTTTGATGACTCCTGGCTGCTGTTAAGTGTTAACAAAACAACCAAACATGCCGCTCGCATTTTGACTTGTAGTATATAATTTACATTCCTTCAGTCTTTAATAACACCCTTCAATCCCTCTTCAGTCTCCACTAGAATaatgaacaaggccttacataTACTCCGTAGGTAGAACAAGGCCCTACATAGGCACAAAGCAAGCGAACAAGTAAAGTAAATTTTACTTCAAACCTCCTACCTTCAGCTACATGCACAAATGGATGCTCTATTTACTTTTTCTAGTTTTCTCAGGAATAATTCAGCAGGTGCTCTTGTGGGCAACTAGTTACTGGAGCTCTTTGGCAGGGCTCCTGTATGGGCTTCAGCTCTGGCTTGTAGCCTCGTACAGGAGCTGTGCCAAACGCCTGTTTTGGAAAGAGCTTTGCATGGGGAGCTAGTCAAGAGCCAGAGCCATTTTTTGCCTACGCAAGAAAAGTCTCAAAAACGAGTTTCGCGTGGCTTCTTGCTAGGTTCGCATCATCTAGTTCCGAATGAGCCATTTTGTCAAACATTTTTCACAACGGCTTTAGCTTCTCCAGAGGAGCTGCTTCTTCAGAAGAGCTAGAGCCGAAGCCATTTCTGGAGGAGCCAGAGCCCTACCAAACAGCTAAGTCAAAAACGGCGGTGTGGTATACTCCTTCaagtttttttcttctttctaaACAAAGAATAATTCACTGAACATGCAAATGGCAGCGACCTTTTTTTGCCCCCATGGTACAAGGGGTTAAGGCTTCCTCCGGCGGTGTTTGCTCTTTTTTTTGTTGGTGTCCAGACAATACGCACTTTTGTCATTATTTGactatagaaaaaatatataaattatCTGTTCTTTAATTGTACCAATTGATTGTACAGAGATTGCTACCTACAAATTCAAGCACATGGAATATTTTTAGCAACAATAAAGAACATAGTATAACTAGTAGCTAGATATCTAATAATCCACGAAAGAATGTAGTTTTAGTTGCATTCTTTGTTAAGGCGTCTAAAtattgaccaaatatatatacatatatagatataaatattaatgctCATGACCCCAAATAATATAGTATAAAAAATATCTCACGATAAATATAATAACacttatttgatattataaatattttttttatttatagttAGTCAAACTCGAGACACTTTATCTTGGTACTATGCCAAAATTGCATTATTTTGTGGATAGAGAGACCGAGGGAGTAGCTAATAAGTTATTTGGATCTACCTACTAATAAGTTACTAATAGGCACGAAGTAGTTGGTATctattggcaccttttctcaGAATCACGCAAAACTTTTATGCGTCTTTGTATCAAGGAAGAGAAAAAATTTAATACAACACGCCTTAGTGGTGCCCCCAGTGATCAGAAAAGTTGTATGTGGATGCTCATATCCTCCCTAGTGTACTAAAAATGTATCTCACCTATTAGTAGTTCTAAAACTATACTTATAGAATTAATATTTAGCAACTCTCTAATTAATAGTTAGTAGATACATTACTAGGACTTTTGAATGCATTAGTATTAATTTTAGCCACTGATTACTAGCACCAATAGATCAAATGAACCCTAAGATACTACCCCTTTCTAAAATAAGTGTCATTCTCGCTTTTCGGGGAGTAAAATGTTTTTaactttgattaaatatatatacaaatattaatatttatattacatgattagtatcattagatatatAGATTATTGAATCTATTTTTAATAAAGtttttatttagagatacaatTATTGCTAATATTTTTTCTACAAACCTAATTTTAAAAGGATTGACGTACATGGATACCTATAGCGACATTTGTTTTGGGACGTTATGGATAATGACTCGCGGTTCCAAATGTCAATGGCGTGGTACAAAATGTCAAAAAACGATGCCCGACCAAATTTCGATAGATTGAACCTGAACACGGCACTTCTTTGAAGCATCAATAAAGGCTAGTCGTAGCCTGAAACAAAATTCCTTAAACAAGGAGCCCTTTGGTGCAAAAGTGGCGGTACCAGAGGAAGTATATAAATTTTCGTATCCTTTTGCCTGCCATTTCTGCCGCGCCCGCTGCCTGCCTGCCGCTGCCGCCCCCTGCTTCCACTTCTTTCCCCTCCTCGTCAAGCTCCCCTGAATCGCGGCAGCAGCACCGGAGCAGCCAGGCGAAGGATTTTCCCCGCTCCGAATCTACCCGGCTCCGCCCGATGGGCTCGCTGATGTCCTGCCTCTCCGACCCCTGCCCGTCGGGGAACAGGTCCCCGCCGCTGCAGGCGAAGCGGCGCTCCTCCACCTCTTCCCGCGGCCGTGGCGGGAGAGACTCCGCCAAGGCCTCCGTGTCCTTTGACGAGGAGGCGCTGGCCGCGGCGGCAGCGCTCGTGCTGGGGCAGAGGGGCGCCGCCGGTGGCCTGGGGGCATTCGAGCGGTCCGCGTCGGTGCGATACGCTGCCAAGCGCCAGAGCCAGGGCCCGCCACTGCCCCGGAGCAGCAGCACGCGTCCGAGGTCGCTCGCTGACCCCGAGCTCCAACCGCAGCAGCTCCTCGCCAAGGTGAGAACCCTGCCATACTACTCCTTCCTCCATAGCTTGCCTGCCCCTCTCGGCCTTTACTCCCCATTACTTGGTTTGGTTGGTCATTGGTGTGCGTGCCGCCGCGTTGAATTCTTTGTGCAGTCTCGTCTGACTTTATGCCTTATTTTCTGCGAGTTTCCACTGCGATTGGCTGTCCTTGCGTCGAATGTAAGGAAAGCAGGGGCTATGGGATCCCCCTACTCGGTTCTCTCGTTGTCGCGGTTCAATTTTCTTACGTTTCTTTAGATGAAATTTAGTGTTTGCTCGATTCAGTTGCAGAAAGGCACGATCTTTGGTGATTCAGAttcttcttgtttttctgatTTATTGTATTGCATCATGGCATGCGTCAATGCCTGGCCAGTTTGCAGTTTAATTCGATGCTCCCTCGTGGACGAATACACCCCTGATTTGTTTCTATGAAGGAAAGTATGAATTTGGCTCTGGTAAGAACTAGGCAGGCGATTACATTTCGCACTTCGTGACTTTGGGACCGGGCAATCTGGTTTACATAAGCCATAGGCGAGAGACCGTTCAATTCCACCTGCAAATCCGAACCGGTGCAATGCACGTGCTTGCTTCCATCTGTAGTTATCAACATATAGACTAAGACCTGACTTTAACATCTGTAGTTGATGAATACTCTTGAGAGGAGTGTGAACAAGTAGTTATCTCACAACGACCAAGCACtgatttggtcaaaatttagAGGAACTGGGAAACTTCCGTTGTTGACTGATAGTAGTTGGTCGTACATTGGTTTTGTTCAGAAGCTCTTATGCATAGGGGCTGTAGAAACTGATCGATTGTTGTTTCTAGCTCTGGTGGGATCATATTGGCTTGTGTGTTCATTGCTCTGGAGAAAGGACAAAGGAGAGCCTAGGAGGTCCCAACTTGTGCTGGTGGGGGATCTGGATATTGTTTACTTCAAATTGTTTCAGTATCGACACAAGATATGTTGTTCCCAGGTTTGCCCTGGCTATGAATGGGATGGGCAGCCAGCGTGGCTACTAATTTGTCTTGAGTATATTATATACTGGCATTTCTAATTACTATAACAGTGGTGTTGACTAGTAAGAGGATAACGGCCATGAAGGAAACCGAGGATGATTGGGATTGGGAGGTTTGTGTTTGACATTTTCAAAGTCATCTGTCAGCTACCGAATTCGATGCTGGTATGCTAAATTTGTTGGAAACTGTGAAAAGTTGAACAGAATCAGCATGGTATTTGACATTTCGAGGTGTTTCTTTCTTTTCGTGCTTATCAGCAAACAGTCATCTCCACAGTCCACATTTGTGACTCAGTATATTGTGTGCATATTTATCAGGACCTCAGATACTTTGTCGTTGTCTAGTTTCCTACCCATTTGATTTTAGTGTTTGATAATTTGTGTTCCTAGATTTTATCTTACTGCAATTTTTGACTTATGGTTCATTCTCAAACAGGATTTGAATACTAAGGATTTGGAAACCAACgtcattgttcttgttcatGGAGGTGGATTTGGCGCTTGGTGTTGGTACAAGACTATATCACTTCTTGAAGATAGTGGGTTCAAAGTTAACGCCATCGACTTAACAGGCTCTGGGATTCATTCTTACGACACAAACAAGATTAGCAGTCTTTCAGAGTACGCTGAACCACTTACGTCTTACCTTAAAGGCTTAGGTGGTGCTGAAAAGGTTACTCTCTTTCCATATATCAAGTTACGTTCCATTTGGGATATTGTAGTATCCATTGACTATTGTGGCACTGTGCATGATATTTGGTAATTTACATGCTTTCATGCTTCGACTGTAGTCCTTAACAATCTTATAATAAAAACTGGGATGACAGCGACTAACCTATCATTAGATGAGAGTTCTATAATGGCAAAGTAATACTTGTTCCTGCAAAAAATTGTATTCTACATTTCTGCATAAGCCATGGTAAGTTGCAGGCACATGGATTTCAGTACAGCGCCATACTTTAGGATCTTGTAGGCCGCCAATGCTATCTTCTTCCATCTCACACATTGTAGGTAAAAATAGCTAGTGCATCAGCATGAAAAATTTGAGTGAATTGTTAATCTAAATGTCAATGGACTTGGGTTGGACTTTAATCTTTTGAGATGGTAAGATTTTAGTAGTGTTACATTTAATCACTCAATTTACAAATACTGAAGTAGGAAAAACCATAGGCATAAGTACAATATGCCTGACATTCTGGGGAATCAATTTTGTAAGTGCTAAATTCTGTAGACTTTTTCTTTCTGTAAAGATCACAATCATAACATGAATCATCATAACTAATTCTCAAATCCCAGACTGAAGTGGTCCCAGATTATGGTGCAGAACCTAAGCACCACCTAACTTTAGTTATGATTTGATGCTTGGGGTGACATTATTATTATGTATGCACCAGTGACTTAGGTAGTTGCTTGCCACTCAAGTCGATCTGTATCTCTTAAAATGATCCTGGAAATATTTTGTGTACGATAAAATGCATCATCTCGATATTTTCCAAGATTTTATAGATAAGTCTTTAGCAATGCCAATATTGATATTTCAAAGCATCATATGAAGTTTTCAAGCGACTTTTGTACTGGCATGTTCAGACTTATGTGAAGATCCCTGctttgtttgattttttttttgagcatattcttatctgaccagaaatataacAATCGAATACCTCCAACATTATGCAGGTAATTTTGGTCGCTCATGATCTTGGTGGTGTCTGTGTATCCTATGCAATGGAGATGTTCCCATCCAAAGTTGCCAAGGCTGTTTTCCTTTGTGCAGCAATGCTGACAAATGGAAACAGTGCCCTTGACATGTTCCAACAGCAGGTTGGTCTCCTGGCCCAGCGTTAATTCTGTTGAACAACTGGCATTATAACGAATCAAAAAGACAAGGACATTAAACGTTGCCTTGTCTGGCATCAAAGTAGCATTGTCTTCCTATGATTATGTCCTGATGCCGTCCTTCCGCTCCAGATGGACACAAACGGTACTCTCCAAAAGGCGCAAGAATTCGTCTACTCCAACGGCAAGGACCGTCCTCCAACTGCCATCAACATCGACAGGGCCTTGCTTAGAGACCTGTTGTTCAACCAGAGCCCTTCCAAGGTACTAGGATTTTGGAGTACTTTGTTACTGTCACCGAGACAATCACCTCCATTCACATCACTGAATCCTACTTCTGAATTCTGAAGTTGTGATATGACACCCCCTACCTTGTGACTGTGCAGGACGTGTCGCTGGCCTCGGTGTCCATGAGGCCCATCCCCTTCGCCCCTGTGCTGGAGAAGCTTGTGCTCACCGCTGAGAACTATGGCTCGGTGCGGCGGTTCTACGTGGAGACCACGGAGGACAATGCAATTCCTCTGCCTCTCCAGCAGAGCATGTGTGGTGCCAACCCACCGGAGAAGGTGCTGCGGCTGAAGGGGGCGGACCACGCACCCTTCTTCTCCAAGCCGCAGGCGCTGCACAAGACCCTGGTCGAGATCGCCACCATGCCGCCGCCGGTCCAGGCTTCGTGAGATGGTGTTTGTTTAGCTTCAGGTTTCGCCGGCCGGCGAGCTTGCATGGCTGTTGTACatgctgaggatggtatggtttGTGGCGGTGTGGCAGCAAGTAGGGGTTCTAGAATTTCAGCGTCGTCTCAACGAAAGGCATCCTTCCATAATATACTCACAGGCATCAGTTTTTTATATAttagaaaaaaaacaaatcTTATTCTGGCCTGGAGAATCAATCAGTTCATTATTATAGTTCAGCCTCGTGCTAGATATAAAGCAAATAAAATTGAAGAGTAGTAAACAAAGCATTATAAAACCTATTACAAGAGAACTGTCCAACGGCAATCTTCATTACCATAATCTTCAACATTGACATTGCCCATACATCTGGCGTCGCTAACTCACTATCGTGATGAGCTCGCTGCAGTTACCTGCGTCTGCTCTGCACGCAATGGATAGGAAAAGGAGAGTTTTCCTCTGGTCGGGGGACAAGTCAGTGATTTCTTCTCCGACCGGCTGTCTAGTCGCTTGGACGAAGGTCTGCAGTCCCCGTGAGTTCGGTGGCTTGGGCGTCAGAGATCTGGAAATTCAAAACATCTGCTTGCTTATTAAATTGCTGCATCGACTACACTGTCCACAATAGTCTGCTTGGGCAGAATGGGTGCAGAGACGGGCTTCAACCATAACCTTAAACGGTGACCTCCATGGCGATCACTGGCGGACCCTGAGGGCCATCATCCCACTATATCAGGCCATTACTTCTGTCGTGCTTGGCGACGGCAAGTGCACCTCGTTCTGGAGTGATGTCTGGTTTCAGGATGAACCACTGGCAGACAGATTTCCAGCACTCATGTCTCACTGCACCCTAAAGCAGGCTTCGGTGTGGGAAATCAAAACAACCGGTATACTGCCGACCTTAGTGCCTCGTCTGTCAACCCCAGCAGAACACGAGCTACAACTAGTGCTCCAAATCATCGATCAAATAAAGCTCACTGCGGTACGCGACAAGAGAAGCTCACCTTTCTTCAGGCCAGACAACAGTCTCGACAGTGGTGCGCTATacaagatgatcaaggcaaggGGACAGGAAGACAATCCAAGGGCAAACTTCATTTGGAAGAGCCTGGCTCCTCCAAGGGTGCAACTGTTTTTATGGCTTTTAATGCAAAGGAGGATTCAGTGCCGCTTGGTGCTCTTGAGGAAAGACATCGTTGATTCCGGAATTTGTGAAATCTGCAACGCTGCCGATGAGTCACCGGAACATGTCATCCATGGCTGCTGCCTTGGACGCGGTGTTTGGACAAGCTTGAATCTTCTGTCCATAATCTCAGTGGACATGAATGACCTCCATTCAGTTCAAGCTCATTCCTCTACCCAATCCCAGAGCTGGCGTCCTTTGTTGCTTTGGTATGCTGGCAGATTTGAAAGGCGAGG encodes:
- the LOC8060659 gene encoding putative methylesterase 11, chloroplastic, whose product is MGSLMSCLSDPCPSGNRSPPLQAKRRSSTSSRGRGGRDSAKASVSFDEEALAAAAALVLGQRGAAGGLGAFERSASVRYAAKRQSQGPPLPRSSSTRPRSLADPELQPQQLLAKDLNTKDLETNVIVLVHGGGFGAWCWYKTISLLEDSGFKVNAIDLTGSGIHSYDTNKISSLSEYAEPLTSYLKGLGGAEKVILVAHDLGGVCVSYAMEMFPSKVAKAVFLCAAMLTNGNSALDMFQQQMDTNGTLQKAQEFVYSNGKDRPPTAINIDRALLRDLLFNQSPSKDVSLASVSMRPIPFAPVLEKLVLTAENYGSVRRFYVETTEDNAIPLPLQQSMCGANPPEKVLRLKGADHAPFFSKPQALHKTLVEIATMPPPVQAS